TGCGTTACAAGAACCATTCCGATCATCGAACTTCCTTCTATCAACCGATCTGAACGCCGGCTTGTCATTTCAGCGTCATCCCTGCCGGGTGCCGCTCCGTTCCAGGTCGCGATGCGTAAGCCCTACCTTGTAACCCTGGCCGCCGAGCCACTCGGCCAGTGATTTCGCCACGAAGACCGACCGGTGGCGGCCGCCGGTGCAGCCGATCGCGATCGTCAGGTAGCTCTTTCCTTCCTGGTTGTAGCGCGGCAGGAGCGGCTGCAACAGGTCCGTCAGATGACTGAAGAAGGCATCGAAATCGGGATCCTCCGCCACCCTTGCGGCGACCGGTGCGTCCAGCCCGGTCAAGGGCCGCAGGCGCGGATCGTAATGGGGATTGGTTAAGAACCGTACATCGAAGACCAGATCGGCCTCGCGCGGCACGCCCTGGCGGAACGAGAACGACGTGACGAAAACATGGAGCGTCGGCTCCGCGCTCAGTTTGAAGTGTCCGGCGAGGATGCGGCGCAGGTCGTGGATCGACAGCAGCGACGTGTCGATCGTGAC
This Skermanella mucosa DNA region includes the following protein-coding sequences:
- the rapZ gene encoding RNase adapter RapZ; this translates as MTMPVSEGTVPGEFSQDPPKPRAVAIVTGMSGAGLSTALKCLEDLGYEAVDNLPMNMVDALVEQGDLLSRPIAITVDARTRHFSSDALMARIEALAARPDLAVRLIFLECADEILQRRYTETRRRHPLAVDRPVADGILRERTLLAPLKDRADVTIDTSLLSIHDLRRILAGHFKLSAEPTLHVFVTSFSFRQGVPREADLVFDVRFLTNPHYDPRLRPLTGLDAPVAARVAEDPDFDAFFSHLTDLLQPLLPRYNQEGKSYLTIAIGCTGGRHRSVFVAKSLAEWLGGQGYKVGLTHRDLERSGTRQG